TGTAAGGACCCAGGCATGGGCTACAGCTCCCGGTATTCTCCATAAACGTGGCGCAAGACTCCGCAAATTTCTCCCAGGCTGGCATACGTTCTGACCGCCGACACAATGGCTGGCATCAGATTCCCACCGGTTTCTGCCACCTGCTGCAACTCCTTAAGGGCGGCACCAACCGCATCATTATCCCGGCCACCCTTTACCTGGGCCAGCTTGGATTTCTGCTTCAGCTCCATTTCCGGCTTGATGGTCAGCAGGTTTGCAGGAGGGGCTTCCTCGACGGTAAATTTGTTGACGCCGACGATCACGGTTTCATTAGCTTCCACCGCTTTCTGATAGGCATAGGCGCTGTCACCGATTTCCTGCTGGATATATCCCGCCTCAATTGCCTTCACAACGCCGCCGAGATCGTCAATCTTCTTGATATAGGCCATCGCCTGCTCTTCTATCTGGCTGGTCAGGGATTCCACCAGATAGGACCCGGCCAGTGGATCAATACTGTCTGCCACACCACTCTCATAAGCAATAACTTGCTGGGTACGCAAAGCAATACGTACCGAATCCTCAGTCGGCAGACAGAGCGCTTCATCGCGGGAATTGGTGTGCAGGGAATTGGTACCACCAAGAACAGCAGCGAGGGCCTGCATGGTTACCCGAATAACATTGTTATCCGGCTGCTGAGCGGTGAGCGAACAACCCGCCGTCTGGGTATGGAAGCGCAGCATCATGGACGCTGGTTTTTTGGCGCCGAAGCGCTCTTTCATCAATCGGGCCCAGAGGCGGCGGGCGGCACGAAACTTGGCCACCTCCTCAAGAAAGGTATTGTGGACATTGAAGAAAAAGGAAAGCCGTGTGGCAAAGTCATCGACATCAAGGCCGGATTTCACGGCGGCATCTACATAGGCAAGGCCGTCAGCGAGCGTAAAAGCAACTTCCTGGACCGCCGAGGAACCGGCTTCACGAATATGGTAACCACTGATGCTGATGGTGTTCCAATTGGGCAGATGATCCTTGCAGTAGGCAAAAATATCGGTAATGATTTTCATCGATGGGGAGGGAGGAAAGATATAGGTCCCACGGGCAAAATACTCTTTCAGGACATCATTCTGAATCGTCCCCCGCAGCTGTTCGGAACTTACTCCCTGCTTTTCAGCCACCGCCACATACATGGCCAGTAGAACCGCGGCCGGCGCATTAATGGTCATGGAGGTGCTGACTTTGTCAAGCGCAATCCCATCAAAAAGGGTTTCCATGTCAGCCAGCGTATCGATGGCAACGCCAACTTTGCCAACTTCACCCTCAGAAAGTTCATGGTCCGAATCATAGCCGATCTGGGTGGGCAGGTCAAAAGCTACGCTCAGCCCGGTTTGGCCGTTTTCCAGCAGATATTTATATCGCTTGTTGGTTTCCTCTGCCGAGCCGAAACCGGCGTATTGGCGCATGGTCCAGAAACGTCCACGATACATGGTCGGCTGTACCCCGCGAGTAAAGGGATAGACCCCGGGAAAACCGATGTTATCAGCGTACTCTTCTGCAGGACAGTCCGCCGGCGTAAAAAGGCGCTTCATTTCAATGCCAGATGTGGTGGTGAAACTTTCACGCCGCTCAGGAAAGCGGGCACAGGCCTTGTCCACCAATGCCTGCCACTGCTGCTGACGCTGTTCCAACTGCTGTGAATGTTCTTTACAGGTCATGCCTCCATACCTCCCTTGTCCCAGTGACGCCAGCGGCGTCTGGACACTGATGTAATAAAACCCCCTCTCCCCAGGCCCGCTGGGCTACTTCCCGCAACGGTCACCAGGGCTTCCATTCACTGTTGATCGGTGCAGCAAAGACGCCCGGGCTTTCAGGACGCCATCCCCGTCACCAACCACCACCCATTCATTTCATCTACGCATCTACACGGGTGACGGACTGAACTAAAGGGGAATATTCCCGTGCTTCTTAAACGGTTTTTCCTCTTCCTTATCCTGGAGCATTTCCAGCGCCCGAATAATTTTAATCCGAGTCATTTCCGGTTTTATCACCTCATCGACAAAACCATAGGAAGCCGCTCGGTAGGGATTGGCAAACTTTTCCCGGTATTCATCAGTCAGTTCCCGGCGTTTTGCTTCCGGATCATCAGAACTTTTCAGTTCGCGGCCGAAAACAATATTCACCGCCCCGTCGGGACCCATGACGGAATATTCAGCGGTGGGATAGGCAAAATGGATGTCAGAACGCAGCTGTTTAGAAGACATGGCACAATAGGCACCACCGTAGGATTTTCTGGTGGTGATAGTAATCTTGGGCACCGTTGACTCGGCATAGGCAAAAATGATTTTGGCACCGTGACGGATGATGCCGCCATATTCCTGGGCCGTCCCGGGCAAATATCCGGGAACATCAACAAAGGTCAGCAGCGGGATATTGAAACAATCACAAAAACGGATAAAACGGGAACATTTATCAGAAGCATTGATGTCCAGGCAGCCGGCCATAAAGTTGGGCTGGTTGGCAATGATCCCCACTGACTCGCCATTGAAGCGGGCAAAACCAATCACCATATTGGGCGCATATCGGGGCTGAATCTCAAAAAACTCATTGTAATCCGCGACCCCCTTGATGATTTTTTTGATATCATAGGGCCGGCGGGGGTCAGCAGGCACCACCTCATTTAATTCCGGCAGGATGGGCTCCACCTCGCCGTCATACGGATAAAGGGGGGCTTTCTCCCTGTTACTCTGGGGCAGGTAGCTGAGGAGCTTTTTGATGGTATCAATGGTTCCCTGGTCATCCTTAGCCGCCAGGTGGGCAACACCGCTGACACTCATATGGGTTGAAGCGCCACCCAGCTTTTCCTGGGTCACATCTTCGTTGGTTACCGTTTTGATAACGTTGGGACCGGTGATAAACATATAACTGGTTTTCTCAGTCATCACGATAAAGTCCATAATTGCCGGGGAATACACCGCGCCACCGGCACAAGGACCGAGGATACCGGAAATCTGGGGAACAACGCCGGAATAGATCGTATTCCGATAAAACAGCTCGGCATAACCACCCAGGCTTGCTACGCCTTCATGAATTCGGGCGCCACCTGAATCGTTGAGACCGACAAAGGGTGCGCCGGCCGTGGCGGCCATATCCAGCACCTTGCAAATTTTCTGGGCATTGGTTTCGCTGAGGGTGCCACCAATGGCGGTAAAATCCTGCGCAAACGCAAATGTCAGCCGGCCGTTGACCTTACCGTAACCGCTCACCAGACCATCGCCGACAATTTTTTTCTTTTCCATGCCAAAATCGGTGCAGCGATGGGTAACAAATTTGTCAATTTCCTCGAAGCTACCCTGGTCAAAAAATGCCAGCATCCGCTCTCTGGCAGTCATTTTCCCGGACTCATGCTGCTTGGCAATCCGGTCTTCACCACCACCAAGTTCCGCGGTTTTATTCATCTCTTCAAGCCGTGCAATTGCTGCTTCGTATTGCGTCATTCCCTTCCTCCTTAAGGATGTTTTTACAGGTATCGCCAGCAGCTTACAACCCGCCTCCCCACCCGTAAATACTGCAAAAAAACATGCCGTCAGCGTGGCAATCCACCCGTTGCAAGGTATTTGCGATCTTCCTTACACCTGCCTTCAGGCACAAAAAACCTGTAATGTAGTTCGCAAGGCCCTCACTATTGGATACTGCATGCAATATTATAAAAGATGATTCCTTGTCAAGACTTAATGCCCGCAAGAAACCTCAGCTGACATCCCTACGTAGGGACTGCAGATGCAGCCGGACTCCGAAGATCAATCAGTGATCCGTCTACTGACCAAATGATCCCAAGCCGTTGAGCGTCA
The sequence above is a segment of the Candidatus Anaeroferrophillus wilburensis genome. Coding sequences within it:
- a CDS encoding methylmalonyl-CoA mutase family protein → MTCKEHSQQLEQRQQQWQALVDKACARFPERRESFTTTSGIEMKRLFTPADCPAEEYADNIGFPGVYPFTRGVQPTMYRGRFWTMRQYAGFGSAEETNKRYKYLLENGQTGLSVAFDLPTQIGYDSDHELSEGEVGKVGVAIDTLADMETLFDGIALDKVSTSMTINAPAAVLLAMYVAVAEKQGVSSEQLRGTIQNDVLKEYFARGTYIFPPSPSMKIITDIFAYCKDHLPNWNTISISGYHIREAGSSAVQEVAFTLADGLAYVDAAVKSGLDVDDFATRLSFFFNVHNTFLEEVAKFRAARRLWARLMKERFGAKKPASMMLRFHTQTAGCSLTAQQPDNNVIRVTMQALAAVLGGTNSLHTNSRDEALCLPTEDSVRIALRTQQVIAYESGVADSIDPLAGSYLVESLTSQIEEQAMAYIKKIDDLGGVVKAIEAGYIQQEIGDSAYAYQKAVEANETVIVGVNKFTVEEAPPANLLTIKPEMELKQKSKLAQVKGGRDNDAVGAALKELQQVAETGGNLMPAIVSAVRTYASLGEICGVLRHVYGEYREL
- a CDS encoding methylmalonyl-CoA carboxyltransferase, with the translated sequence MTQYEAAIARLEEMNKTAELGGGEDRIAKQHESGKMTARERMLAFFDQGSFEEIDKFVTHRCTDFGMEKKKIVGDGLVSGYGKVNGRLTFAFAQDFTAIGGTLSETNAQKICKVLDMAATAGAPFVGLNDSGGARIHEGVASLGGYAELFYRNTIYSGVVPQISGILGPCAGGAVYSPAIMDFIVMTEKTSYMFITGPNVIKTVTNEDVTQEKLGGASTHMSVSGVAHLAAKDDQGTIDTIKKLLSYLPQSNREKAPLYPYDGEVEPILPELNEVVPADPRRPYDIKKIIKGVADYNEFFEIQPRYAPNMVIGFARFNGESVGIIANQPNFMAGCLDINASDKCSRFIRFCDCFNIPLLTFVDVPGYLPGTAQEYGGIIRHGAKIIFAYAESTVPKITITTRKSYGGAYCAMSSKQLRSDIHFAYPTAEYSVMGPDGAVNIVFGRELKSSDDPEAKRRELTDEYREKFANPYRAASYGFVDEVIKPEMTRIKIIRALEMLQDKEEEKPFKKHGNIPL